The proteins below are encoded in one region of Pseudomonas helmanticensis:
- a CDS encoding DUF1329 domain-containing protein yields the protein MKITKSLFHAGVLGLSLLATGVMAAVPAAEADKLGKSLTPMGAEMAGNADGSIPAWKPLPKNAGTVDSKGFLSDPYASEKPLFIITAKDVDKYKDKLAPGQYAMFKRYPDTFKMPVYPSHRGATVPDDVFAAIKKNATTTNLVSGGNGLENFETAVPFPIPKSGVEVIWNHITRYRGGSVTRLVTQATPQPNGSFSLVYFQDQFVFRDKMKDYDPKNPGNILFYFKQKVTAPARLAGGVLLVHETLDQVKEPRSAWVYNAGQRRVRRAPQVSYDGPGTAADGLRTSDNLDMFNGAPDRYDWKLEGKKEMYIASDSYKLDDPKLKYTDIIKAGHINQDLARYELRRVWHVVATLKEGQRHIYAKRDFYIDEDTWQAAVIDHYDGRGQLWRVAEAHAEDYYDKQVPWYALETLYDLQSGRYLALGMKNEEKQAYDFGFTATTSDFTPAALRQDGVR from the coding sequence ATGAAAATAACAAAGAGTCTGTTCCACGCCGGTGTACTGGGCCTGTCGCTGTTGGCGACCGGTGTCATGGCCGCTGTGCCTGCTGCTGAAGCCGACAAGTTGGGCAAGAGCCTGACCCCGATGGGCGCTGAAATGGCTGGTAACGCCGACGGTTCGATTCCGGCGTGGAAACCGCTGCCGAAGAATGCCGGCACCGTCGACAGCAAGGGTTTCCTGTCTGACCCGTACGCCAGTGAAAAACCGCTGTTCATCATCACCGCCAAGGACGTCGACAAGTACAAGGACAAACTTGCACCGGGCCAGTACGCGATGTTCAAGCGTTATCCGGACACCTTCAAGATGCCGGTTTACCCGTCCCATCGCGGCGCGACCGTGCCGGATGACGTGTTCGCCGCCATCAAGAAAAACGCCACCACCACCAATCTGGTGTCCGGCGGCAACGGTCTGGAAAACTTCGAAACCGCTGTGCCGTTCCCGATTCCAAAAAGCGGTGTGGAAGTCATCTGGAACCATATCACCCGCTATCGCGGCGGCAGCGTGACCCGTCTGGTGACCCAGGCGACGCCACAACCGAACGGCTCGTTCAGCCTGGTGTACTTCCAGGATCAGTTCGTGTTCCGCGACAAGATGAAGGACTACGACCCGAAAAACCCAGGCAACATCCTGTTCTACTTCAAGCAGAAAGTGACTGCGCCGGCACGTCTGGCCGGTGGCGTGCTGCTGGTGCACGAGACCCTCGACCAAGTGAAGGAACCGCGTTCGGCGTGGGTCTACAACGCCGGTCAGCGTCGTGTGCGCCGTGCGCCACAAGTGTCCTATGACGGCCCGGGTACTGCGGCGGATGGCCTGCGTACCTCCGACAACCTCGACATGTTCAACGGTGCCCCGGATCGTTACGACTGGAAGCTCGAAGGCAAGAAAGAGATGTACATCGCTTCGGACAGCTACAAGCTCGACGATCCGAAACTGAAGTACACCGACATCATCAAGGCCGGCCACATCAACCAGGACCTGGCGCGCTACGAGCTGCGTCGCGTCTGGCACGTGGTTGCAACCCTGAAGGAAGGTCAGCGCCACATCTACGCCAAGCGCGACTTCTATATCGATGAAGACACCTGGCAAGCGGCGGTGATCGACCACTACGACGGTCGTGGTCAGCTGTGGCGTGTGGCCGAGGCGCATGCCGAGGACTACTACGACAAGCAAGTGCCGTGGTACGCCCTGGAAACCCTCTACGACCTGCAATCTGGCCGTTATCTGGCGCTGGGCATGAAGAACGAAGAGAAACAGGCGTATGACTTCGGTTTCACCGCCACCACCAGCGACTTCACTCCAGCCGCTCTGCGTCAGGACGGTGTTCGCTAA